A single genomic interval of halophilic archaeon DL31 harbors:
- a CDS encoding Nicotinamide-nucleotide adenylyltransferase (PFAM: Cytidylyltransferase~TIGRFAM: Nicotinamide-nucleotide adenylyltransferase, archaeal type; Cytidyltransferase-related~HAMAP: Nicotinamide-nucleotide adenylyltransferase, archaeal type~KEGG: hla:Hlac_1037 nicotinamide-nucleotide adenylyltransferase) produces the protein MRGFYIGRFQPYHDGHHRMVAEIAEEVDELVIGVGSAGDSHTTRNPFTAGERVMMVTKALKELDITTYVVPIEDLDRNAVWASHVRSMTPQFDVAYSNNPLVVRLFEEAGVDVRESHMFQREVLEGTEIRERLTTGGDWESLVPDAVADTIREVDGVERIRKISNTDTSE, from the coding sequence ATGCGTGGGTTCTACATCGGGCGGTTCCAGCCGTACCACGACGGCCACCACCGAATGGTGGCAGAAATCGCCGAGGAGGTCGACGAACTGGTCATCGGTGTCGGTTCGGCGGGTGATTCACACACCACGCGCAACCCTTTCACGGCGGGCGAGCGGGTCATGATGGTGACAAAGGCACTGAAGGAACTCGACATCACCACCTACGTCGTCCCGATTGAGGATCTCGACCGCAACGCTGTCTGGGCCAGCCACGTCCGTTCGATGACACCGCAGTTCGACGTTGCGTACTCCAACAACCCCCTCGTCGTCCGGCTGTTCGAGGAGGCGGGCGTCGACGTCCGGGAGTCTCACATGTTCCAGCGTGAGGTGCTGGAGGGGACCGAAATTCGGGAACGGCTCACCACCGGCGGCGACTGGGAGTCGCTGGTGCCCGATGCGGTCGCCGATACCATCCGCGAAGTCGATGGCGTCGAGCGCATTCGGAAGATCTCGAACACCGACACCAGCGAGTAG
- a CDS encoding Sec-independent periplasmic protein translocase (PFAM: Sec-independent periplasmic protein translocase~KEGG: hbo:Hbor_00400 sec-independent protein secretion pathway component TatC) gives MSEDPERDEGEEPTPDSKPSGSDGADDADEPPADETEPDADEHEDPTADQPHSAAEPPDEADDEWGLSPDAAHDDGGTAEDADDDGAANADNGGAEDADDADDADDADDADDADDADEEFTVPGMEADPVPEPDEYEPELAGDDDSAVDEGIESSDTDDGRTLPEDEPGVGVDVPQQMLGKESDESLFGDGSESDKNLFGNVSESDEGLFGDGPKSDEEMPLADHIEEMMRRLAVVFGVAGLVAVTLLGLGEAFEWLPTAVELIDILWNNGIPGAPEMAERRPRLYGPLELILTKLKVTGLAGLLIGLPVFVYETYLFMRPGLYRNERRYYLAAVPTSLILGTVGMAFAHYVIIPAIMEYFTVYTEENVSVAYGLAETFNLILVLMAYMAVVFQIPLFIMLAIMMGLVTRVWLEDKRLLFWGGFLTVAFLINPDPTGMTPFIIAATMIVLYEGTLALLRWTGN, from the coding sequence ATGTCCGAGGACCCGGAGCGCGACGAGGGCGAGGAGCCGACGCCCGACTCGAAACCCTCCGGTTCCGACGGGGCCGACGACGCTGACGAGCCACCGGCAGACGAAACGGAGCCGGACGCGGACGAGCACGAGGACCCCACAGCCGACCAACCACATTCTGCGGCGGAGCCCCCCGACGAAGCGGACGACGAGTGGGGACTTTCGCCCGATGCGGCTCACGATGACGGAGGGACCGCGGAAGATGCTGACGACGACGGAGCGGCGAATGCCGACAACGGGGGAGCGGAAGACGCCGACGACGCCGACGACGCCGACGACGCCGACGACGCGGACGACGCGGACGACGCCGACGAGGAGTTCACCGTCCCGGGGATGGAAGCCGATCCGGTTCCCGAACCCGACGAGTACGAACCCGAGCTCGCAGGCGACGACGACTCAGCGGTCGACGAGGGAATCGAGTCCTCGGACACCGACGACGGCCGAACCCTCCCGGAGGACGAACCCGGGGTCGGCGTTGACGTTCCCCAGCAGATGCTCGGAAAGGAGTCCGACGAGAGCCTGTTCGGTGACGGGTCGGAGTCCGACAAGAACCTGTTTGGCAACGTGTCGGAGTCCGACGAGGGCCTGTTCGGGGACGGGCCGAAGTCCGACGAGGAGATGCCGTTGGCGGACCACATCGAGGAGATGATGCGGCGGCTGGCCGTGGTGTTCGGCGTCGCGGGGCTGGTCGCGGTGACGCTCTTGGGGCTCGGCGAGGCGTTCGAGTGGCTGCCGACTGCCGTCGAACTCATCGACATACTCTGGAACAACGGCATCCCGGGCGCCCCGGAGATGGCCGAGCGCCGACCGCGGCTCTACGGCCCACTCGAACTCATTCTGACGAAGTTGAAAGTGACGGGGCTGGCGGGCCTACTCATCGGGCTCCCGGTGTTCGTCTACGAGACGTATCTGTTCATGCGCCCGGGGCTCTACCGCAATGAGCGGCGCTACTACCTCGCGGCAGTGCCGACGAGCCTCATTCTGGGGACCGTCGGGATGGCCTTTGCCCACTACGTCATCATCCCGGCCATCATGGAGTACTTCACCGTCTACACCGAGGAGAACGTCTCCGTGGCCTACGGGCTGGCAGAGACATTCAACCTGATTCTGGTGCTGATGGCCTATATGGCGGTCGTCTTTCAGATCCCGCTGTTCATCATGCTCGCCATCATGATGGGGCTGGTCACCCGTGTCTGGCTCGAGGACAAGCGCCTGCTGTTCTGGGGTGGGTTCCTCACCGTGGCGTTCCTCATCAACCCCGACCCGACGGGTATGACTCCCTTCATCATCGCGGCGACGATGATCGTCCTCTACGAGGGGACACTGGCGCTGCTGCGCTGGACGGGGAATTAG
- a CDS encoding peptidase S16, Lon-like protease (SMART: ATPase, AAA+ type, core~TIGRFAM: Peptidase S16, archaeal lon homologues~KEGG: hwa:HQ1163A ATP-dependent protease Lon~PFAM: Peptidase S16, lon C-terminal; Magnesium chelatase, ChlI subunit), translating to MSNDTDDTDVPEERPAEEEESPFTLDGSGPPEDGEPGEQPPADSPLTEGVHNESEDEPTIEDLGSDVEFDAEVADDEDIDDDDLLGGLRIDSTAEISVPERLVDQVIGQEHARDVVLKAAKQRRHVMMIGSPGTGKSMLAKAMAELLPKEELQDVLVYHNPDDGNEPKIRTVPAGKGDQIVGAHKEEAQKRNQMRSFLMWIIIAVVVGYALLAMQNILLGIIAAAVIYVAFRYASRGSDAMIPNLLVNNADTQTAPFEDATGAHAGALLGDVRHDPFQSGGMETPSHDRVEPGAIHQANKGVLFIDEINTLDVRSQQHLMTAIQEGAFGITGQSERSSGAMVQTEPVPTDFVMVAAGNLDALENMHPALRNRIRGYGYEVYMDDTIRDTPDMRRKYTRFVAQEVEKDGRLPHFTEDAVEEVILEARRRAGRKDHLTLELRSLGGLVRVAGDIARAKDAEFTTRDDVLEAKSRSRSIEQQLADDYIERRKDYELHVSEGYQVGRVNGLAVMGQDSGIMLPVMAEITPSQGMGGQVIATGQLKEMAEESVQNVSAIIKKFTDTDIANKDIHIQFIQTGQQGVDGDSASITVATAVISALENVGVDQSLAMTGSLSVRGDVLPVGGVTHKIEAAAKAGCDRVIIPAANEQDVMIEDEYKEMIEIIPVSHISEVLEVALEGNADKSSLVARLKNITGSALESSDVTTTAGGSEPTPQ from the coding sequence ATGAGCAACGACACGGACGATACCGACGTTCCCGAAGAGCGACCGGCGGAGGAAGAGGAATCTCCGTTCACGCTCGACGGGTCGGGCCCGCCCGAGGACGGCGAGCCCGGTGAACAGCCCCCGGCCGACTCCCCCCTGACGGAGGGGGTCCACAACGAATCCGAGGACGAACCCACTATCGAGGACCTCGGCAGCGACGTGGAGTTCGACGCCGAGGTCGCCGACGACGAGGATATCGACGACGACGACCTGCTCGGCGGCCTCCGGATCGACTCGACCGCGGAGATATCGGTGCCCGAACGGCTGGTCGACCAGGTCATCGGGCAGGAGCACGCCCGTGACGTCGTGCTGAAGGCGGCCAAGCAGCGCCGCCACGTCATGATGATCGGCTCCCCTGGGACCGGGAAGTCGATGCTTGCGAAGGCGATGGCGGAGCTCCTCCCCAAAGAGGAGCTGCAGGACGTACTGGTCTACCACAACCCCGACGACGGCAACGAGCCGAAGATCCGGACCGTTCCGGCGGGCAAGGGCGATCAGATCGTCGGCGCCCACAAGGAGGAGGCTCAGAAGCGCAACCAGATGCGCAGCTTCCTGATGTGGATCATCATCGCCGTCGTGGTGGGCTACGCCCTCCTGGCGATGCAGAACATCCTGCTGGGCATCATCGCCGCAGCGGTCATCTACGTCGCGTTCCGCTACGCCTCGCGTGGCAGCGACGCGATGATTCCGAACCTGCTGGTGAACAACGCCGACACCCAGACGGCGCCCTTCGAGGACGCCACTGGCGCCCACGCGGGTGCGCTGCTGGGCGACGTGCGCCACGACCCGTTCCAGTCCGGTGGGATGGAGACGCCGAGCCACGACCGCGTCGAGCCCGGCGCCATCCACCAGGCCAACAAGGGTGTGCTGTTCATCGACGAGATCAACACGCTCGACGTCCGCTCCCAGCAGCACCTGATGACCGCGATTCAGGAGGGCGCGTTCGGCATCACGGGCCAGTCCGAGCGTTCCTCGGGCGCAATGGTCCAGACCGAACCCGTCCCCACTGACTTCGTCATGGTCGCGGCCGGCAACCTGGACGCGCTGGAGAACATGCACCCCGCGCTCCGGAACCGCATCCGCGGTTACGGGTACGAGGTGTACATGGACGACACCATCCGCGACACGCCGGATATGCGCCGGAAGTATACCCGGTTCGTCGCCCAGGAGGTCGAGAAGGACGGCCGCCTCCCCCACTTCACGGAGGACGCCGTCGAGGAGGTCATCCTCGAGGCTCGGCGCCGCGCCGGCCGGAAGGACCACCTAACGCTCGAACTCCGCTCGCTGGGTGGGCTGGTCCGGGTTGCGGGCGACATCGCCCGTGCGAAGGACGCGGAGTTCACCACCCGCGACGATGTGCTCGAGGCCAAGAGCCGCTCGCGCTCTATCGAGCAGCAGCTCGCCGACGACTACATCGAGCGCCGCAAGGATTACGAGCTCCATGTTTCGGAAGGCTACCAGGTGGGCCGTGTCAACGGCCTCGCCGTGATGGGCCAGGACTCGGGCATCATGCTCCCCGTCATGGCCGAAATTACCCCGTCACAGGGGATGGGCGGGCAGGTCATTGCGACCGGCCAGCTCAAGGAGATGGCCGAGGAGTCGGTGCAGAACGTCTCTGCCATCATCAAGAAGTTCACCGACACCGACATCGCGAACAAGGACATCCACATCCAGTTCATCCAGACCGGCCAGCAGGGCGTCGACGGCGACTCCGCCTCCATTACGGTGGCCACCGCGGTCATCTCCGCGCTGGAGAACGTCGGCGTCGACCAGAGCCTCGCCATGACGGGCTCGCTCTCGGTCCGGGGCGATGTGCTCCCCGTGGGTGGGGTAACCCACAAAATCGAGGCCGCCGCGAAGGCCGGCTGTGACCGGGTCATCATCCCCGCGGCCAACGAACAGGACGTGATGATCGAGGACGAGTATAAGGAGATGATCGAGATCATCCCCGTCTCCCACATCTCGGAGGTACTCGAGGTCGCGCTGGAAGGCAACGCCGACAAGAGCTCGCTGGTCGCCCGGCTGAAGAACATCACCGGCTCTGCGCTGGAGAGTTCCGACGTCACGACGACCGCCGGCGGCTCCGAACCCACGCCGCAGTAG
- a CDS encoding Abortive infection protein (PFAM: Abortive infection protein~KEGG: hje:HacjB3_14285 abortive infection protein) has translation MPDWTAFGAVSGILTVLVLLLARSTQSALEAPRQSSDAVDEAGVTNPAGATQLDAMSSGFLLLNVFVTQGLFLLLLLTAVWYTELPLESLGVELPTTETVAVGTGLGVTLFGLNRLGGRLGRQFGLGGDETLRSALAPERLTEWLALLLVVLPSVAVFEELLFRGALVGGLAAGFGLSPGLLVAGSSLAFGLGHGVQGWTGIVVTALLSVVLGVAFVVTGSLTVVVVAHYLVNALEFIVCEGVRGGSGERGNELAP, from the coding sequence GTGCCCGACTGGACGGCCTTCGGGGCTGTCTCGGGCATCCTGACCGTTCTCGTTTTGTTGCTCGCTCGTTCGACGCAGTCCGCACTCGAGGCCCCGAGACAGTCGAGCGATGCCGTCGACGAAGCGGGAGTCACGAACCCCGCAGGTGCGACCCAACTGGACGCCATGTCGAGTGGCTTCCTGTTGCTGAACGTGTTTGTCACGCAGGGACTGTTTCTTCTCCTCCTGCTCACCGCCGTCTGGTACACTGAACTCCCGCTTGAATCGCTCGGCGTCGAACTCCCGACGACAGAGACGGTGGCTGTCGGTACTGGGCTGGGGGTTACCCTGTTCGGCCTGAACCGGCTCGGGGGTCGACTGGGGCGGCAGTTCGGCCTGGGCGGAGATGAGACGCTCCGGAGCGCCCTTGCCCCCGAGCGCCTCACTGAATGGCTGGCGCTGTTGTTGGTCGTGCTCCCGTCCGTGGCCGTGTTCGAGGAACTCCTCTTTCGTGGGGCGCTCGTTGGCGGCCTCGCCGCGGGGTTCGGGCTGTCACCGGGACTGTTGGTCGCTGGGTCGTCACTCGCCTTCGGCCTGGGCCACGGCGTACAAGGCTGGACAGGAATCGTCGTCACGGCGCTGCTCAGCGTCGTGCTCGGCGTGGCGTTCGTGGTGACGGGGAGCCTGACCGTGGTCGTCGTCGCGCACTACCTGGTGAATGCACTGGAGTTCATCGTGTGTGAAGGAGTTCGAGGCGGCAGTGGGGAACGCGGCAATGAGTTAGCGCCCTAA
- a CDS encoding Uncharacterized protein family UPF0126 (PFAM: Uncharacterised protein family UPF0126~KEGG: hje:HacjB3_14260 UPF0126 domain protein): MGLVAFAAVGALKGREAGLDLFGVVVLGFLTALGGGTVRDLLVGRVPTSLQSDVEVLAAALGVVFAVAVSVRYGDDPRESPALVLSDAVGLAAFAATGAAVGIETGLSLFGVVVVATLTGVGGGSLSDLLLVRVPAVLQEDFYATPAVAGGVFAWVTAGVGVEAGATTLLAAMAVLALRLGALRFGWRLPTL, from the coding sequence GTGGGGCTCGTTGCCTTCGCCGCCGTCGGCGCGCTCAAGGGGCGGGAAGCGGGGCTCGACCTCTTCGGCGTGGTCGTACTGGGCTTTCTCACCGCGCTCGGCGGTGGCACAGTTCGTGACCTGCTGGTGGGGCGGGTGCCAACATCGCTCCAGTCGGACGTGGAGGTGCTGGCTGCCGCGCTGGGTGTCGTGTTCGCAGTCGCGGTTTCTGTCCGGTACGGCGACGACCCGCGGGAATCGCCGGCGCTGGTGCTTTCTGACGCCGTGGGCCTTGCGGCGTTCGCGGCGACCGGCGCCGCGGTCGGTATCGAGACCGGCCTCTCGCTGTTCGGCGTCGTCGTGGTGGCGACGCTGACAGGCGTTGGCGGCGGCAGCCTCTCCGACCTGTTGCTCGTCCGCGTGCCCGCGGTCCTGCAGGAGGATTTCTACGCCACGCCCGCGGTGGCTGGTGGGGTGTTCGCGTGGGTCACAGCGGGTGTCGGCGTCGAGGCTGGGGCGACGACGCTGCTGGCGGCTATGGCCGTCCTCGCACTCAGAC